The stretch of DNA ATTTCAGCAAACTAAATTGGTATAAAAAACCAATATAGAAAATAAAGCTCCACATATATGCCACGCCATATATCCTATATAAATAGTAGTCTAAGAAATTGCCCTGAAAGAATTATTATCGGATTTAAAAGGTTTGTCTCTCTTCATATGACTAAATAATTATTGTAAcataatattatcaaataaaactttCCCTCCTGATTGTATTGCTGAGTTGGTGATTTATTAATGATATTGATCTcgttttatttcaaaaaaaaaaaaaaactttttaccTTAGAAAAAGATGAACAAGCATTCAATCTTTACTAATTTATTAACTCGACCATAAGATTCTCAAAAGTCACAACCAATTGAAACCATTTGAGAACTACTTAGTACATAACACAAGTAGTGACACAATACACACTGCGTGCCAGTCTGCCAGACATTAAGACACAACATAAGGCACTTCATTTTTAATGAGTGACAAGAAAAATTATCATTCCCAACGGTAACACATTTTATTTGACATAGATCGATAACATTACAATGATTTTTACTTTTTGGTGTTAGGTTCAAAGACATACTTTATCACTGATTCCTTGACACCCAATAGCTCAGGAAACTCACGCTTCAACTTAGAGGAATCAAGCTCATTGTTACAACGAGGAGCAGCAAGAACTTTTCTTTGTTCTTCCAAGGTAAAGTTGGTCCAAGTTAATCTAGGATTGACGTACTTTTTGTACAATTCTAGAACTTCATTGTGAGTTATGACACCTGGGTTGGTGAAATTCCATATCCCTTTGCAGTTCCTTTTAGCCATTTCAATTGCCATTGGCAGCAGCTCGTCCAACACTGTCATGCTGTTTGGGATGTTCACCACCTTCTCGTATCCTAGGATCTTCTTTATGAAGTTACGAGGATGATTGAGGTCGGACAGTAACGGCATTCGAACCCTGAGGATGCATATATTGTTGTATTCTCCCAAAAGATCCTCCAACTATAAAAGGTTAAAAACTAATAACTTGAGTTTTGTGTAATAAACTTTCACTTGGAGAataatttagagaaaaaaaaaacaattttaccATGCCCTTGGTTTTAGAGTAGAAGGAGCCAGCATAGTTGGATTTATCTTGCTCCATGAACCCGAGACCCGAACCCACCGGATGCTCCGAATCGTAATCAAACATGCAACCAGTTCCAAAGTACAGCAGCAAAACGCCCTTCTCCTCACAAACGTCGGCCAAATTCAAGGCCCCGATAACGTTGGACCGGATTGTCTCCACTTTATTGAACTCGCACCAGTCCACATTGGGCGTTCCTGTCGCCCCGGCGGCGTTGAAGACGTGGGTTGGGTTGACGCGGGTCATATCCGACACCAACCCAGACCGATCCTCCAAACGGGCCTTTCCATACTCGAATGGGATGCCTTTTTCCTCACATAACTTTCCCAACATGCCCCCAATCATCCCAGTTTTGCCATAGATCAAGAACTTCACATGCTTCTGCTGCTTTTGGTTTGCCATTATATTTGGGAATAGAAGTTactgaataatatatatgaaaagtaGTGTATGTAGTAACTTACATACATGAATGGAGTGTCGCTGAATTATATTGGATCTTATTCACAGGTATGTCGGCAATAATGATATGAATTATTAATGCCCATCCCACCTATTCGGAGAAGTACAGGTGCCCATGACTTTTCTTTTATAAGGAGATTTTGTAAGATTTTCttgtataatataattatatatattactctgtATATACTAGGACTTTAAATTAAGTAGTACATTAAGTTTAATAAGTAGTTTTGTTAGACCGAATAACTAGTTAGTTAATTAGACTCTTGTGTAGTTGTGTCTAATATAAAGTCTATATTGATGGGATACAAACACTCATTTGTAACCAACATGGTTAACATTAAATAGCGTACGTGttataaagaaaatttattttagcAAGTTGAGTTATGccttaattacttttttatatactaaatagtTAAGGCATTTCTGGTTCCTAGCTATGGATCTAGATTGTCATATATCAAGAGCAATTGTAAAGGCAGTtatgttgtcgacaactataatataAACTTCTCTCATTTTTATAACCGGTCATGGCAATTTCTAAAACAATCATATTCTAGACATTTTCAAAGATATTTTGATTCCTTTCGCATTCCCAATATAATTATTTGGTGCACCTTAACCCGTTTTTAACAATTAAGTGATTAACACTCACCAAAGTccaaaatcttttaaaaaaccTAGCAACAACAATGATAATTCacatatagaaaaataaaaaaataaaaacttttgtTAGATacagttttcttaaaatatatagTTGGCTTCTTCCTATCTAACTCTACTATAAGTGTTGAAAATTCCACTGCATAAGTACAAGGATTTTTACTTTTTGGTGTTAGGCTCAAAGACATACTTTATTACTGATTACTTGACACCCAATAGCTCAGGAAACTCACGCTTCAACTTAGAGGAATTAAGCTCGTTGTTACAACGAGGAGCAGCAAGaacttttttttgttcttcCAAGGAAAAGTTGGTCCAAGTTAATCCAGGATCGATGTACTTTGTGTACAATTCAAGAACTTCAATTCATTGTGGGTTATGATACCTGGGTTGGTGAAGTTCCATATCCCTTTGCAGTTCCTTTTAGCCATTTCAATTGTCATTGGCAGCAACTCATTCAACACTGTGATGCTATTTGGGATGTTTACCTCCTTCTCGTATTCTAGGGTCTTCTTTATAAAGTTACGAGGATGGTTAAGGTCGGACAGTAGCGGCATTTGAACACGTAGGATGCATATATTGTTGTAAAATACAAAAgtttaaaacacaattataaaaatcctaaccAAGCCACACTAATGTCTTTACTCTATCATGTGCCTCCTCGTacacttacaagttacaatccAATGATATATTACCAgctctctcaaaaaaaaaattataaattaaaacatgatttttgtacttaGTTAATTACTAGCTCGATTTTTATCAATAGTCTATTAGTTAATCCGTCCACTATATTCTTATTCACAGTTGTCGGCAATAGTGACATGAATTATTAATGTCCACCTATTCGGAGTAGTACAATAATTGCCCTATGATGACTTTTcttataacattttttaaaagcaCGGACGAAATGAATTTGAAAGTTATGTTTCACCAGTATATATTCAATCGCAGTTCCAttccattaaaaatataatttaatttagacCTTTACTATTTTTGTTTGATGTaatttaatctatactattaatgaaaacaaaatctttCATTTTAACTTTCCGTCAAAAAcaatcctatactattaaggcttgcgtaatattataaaatatagtaatacaattcctattcgtactacaattgtatattaaaatatattaatacagttcctaatacaatattttctttcctactttctattcgtaatacaattttagattaaaattattaatcgtaaTATAATGGTACATATACTTCTCTACAACGTaatctatctactatactaataagatccaaagagagttaggcctaaaatgggtagaaaagatgacggtcaaattattttatcaaatggacggttcagatgaattatttaatcaaataaatggttaaaataattcagattaatattattaatagagattacctaatttaaccttacttttatgattatccgttaagttttccgttaaatattctcttctccgttaatattccgttaacttttaacttacccattaatttcaataagaaaggtcttaggttcgacctcatctcaatcaaatttgataaatacttatttctactatactaataagagccaaagagagttaggcctaaaatgggtaaaaacatggcggtcaaattatttaatcaaatggatggttcagatgaattatttaatcaaatagatggttaagataattcagattaatattattaatagagattacctaatttaaccttacttttatgattatccgttaagttttccgttaaatattctcttctccgttaatattccgttaacttttaacttacccattaatttctataagaaagatcttaggttcgaacctcatcataatcaaatttgacataattaagtttctcattctatttactcttattaaattaaataaattagtaattttttcaaaaaataaaaaaataaattagtagctacaacaaaaaatgataaatatttatttctttaatttagaattatgtgtctacaatacctttatttgaaaaaattattcattatcaaaaaattaaattaaataagaaataatttcattagttatattgtctttattttctctcatgcaaagattctttacattcaaatttatcaattgatattcattacgttgtctattatcttatttttacaatatcttgtaattaaatatcaaagttatagtacaaaataatgttatatatttatttaccaagtattttattaatactatgaaaaataaattttaaaataatttgaatctaattatattaactacttggggattggttgaccaAGAGACTACTCAAATAactaacaaattgaagcggaatcgctctattttactcttattgaattaaataaattaatagttacacgaaaaaaatgatacatatgtatttctttaataccatgaaaaaaataaaaaagaatagtttgaaaccaatcatattaactacttggggattggttgaccaAGAGACTACtcaaataaataacaaattgaagcggaatcgctctattttactcttattgaattaaataaattaatagttacacgaaaaaaatgatacatatgtatttctttaataccatgaaaaaaataaaaaagaatagtttgaaaccaatcatattaactacttgggggatttgttgacaatgaaagtactaaaataacccattacccagcaaattgaagcgagaaaacgccttttaatatctttggaatatataatattttaaatttttaaatttttattaatttatttaatctttttttcttacactaaggatttctttatccacaataattcattcaacaacaatggttgaaccaaatgaaccccaagcagaacacctaaaggaaagtccatagctcctatatcataatctcattgcatgacgttgtcatctatgttaccaacaataaccgaattgcaaataacacactaccaacaaaaaggaaaagaacacatagtaaagatgaagacaatgacaatgtcactcaaaagagaattaagaacacttagaaaaattcaaatgaaaagtagtatttatttagactatcatttttagaccaaatatttagactatcgattttacaaggttgcaaacatttattttagtaataattataatgaattttctatattatcttgaattcatatactttgagttagatatttaaataaaaaaaaatcgacattcaattacacatgtataaacttctcctatataatcttgcattgatatactttcaaatatttatttaaatataaacattgggcattaactcatacgcgcaatgcgcgtataaaactagtactattaataaaaataaaatatggtaatacaatagACCGGGACAAGACTCGTGTTATGCATGCAAAATAATGTAGTCATGGAAAGAACTTGAGGATTCtagaataagagtcaaataggccatttaACTGTACACCAAACTACAATTAGACCAATgaactcaaacaaaaaaatataattgagtCCCTGAAcaatataaactcatgcaattcaattcaaaATGATATGTTTACCTGAAAGTATGCTGAAGTGGCGATTATaggttttaaaataaaactcatGTAATTCAACCCAATATCTTTACTCCATCATGTGGCTCCTTATACACTTGCTATACAATGACATATTACCAActctctctcaaaaaaaaaacatatgaaacatgtttttgtacttaattatcTGCTCGATTTTTATGAATAGTCTATTAGTTAATCCGTCCACAGGAATGGAGTGACGCTGCATATTCTTATTTACAGGTATTTCGGCAATAATGATATGAATTATTAATGCCCACCTATAAGGAGATTTTGTAAGATTTTCttgtataatataattatatattatatattagagaGTTttgtcaaaatatatatatatatatatatatatatatatatatatatatatatatatatatatatatatatatatatatatatatatatattagagctTTAAATTAAGTGGTACAACTTTActaatgacctaaatcattcataataatgcaaaagcataattaaaattaagtctttttttttaaataatacaaaagaagattaattaaacaaaaaaagaaagaaattaatctatatttattttttgataaatgTAAGAAATTGATTTTCTAGTTTCTTATTTGCAATCTGATCGACTACGTTGTAGCCTCAACATGTTGAAAcaacaagagtcagtattgcctcctgACTTCCCATATGAAAGAGTCACTagatgccatctgagcacaaggtacttggcaagtgcatattatataatgttctctaattaatttaaaattaaatgcatAGAATGGTTTAANatatatatatatatatatatatatatatatatatatatatatatatatatatatatatatatatatatatatatatatatatattttagagcTTTAAATTAAGTGGTACAACTTTActaatgacctaaatcattcataataatgcaaaagcataattaaaattaagtctttttttttaaataatacaaaagaagattaattaaacaaaaaaagaaagaaattaatctatatttattttttgataaatgTAAGAAATTGATTTTCTAGTTTCTTATTTGCAATCTGATCGACTACGTTGTAGCCTCAACATGTTGAAAcaacaagagtcagtattgcctcctgAC from Ipomoea triloba cultivar NCNSP0323 chromosome 7, ASM357664v1 encodes:
- the LOC116026119 gene encoding bifunctional dTDP-4-dehydrorhamnose 3,5-epimerase/dTDP-4-dehydrorhamnose reductase-like, with protein sequence MANQKQQKHVKFLIYGKTGMIGGMLGKLCEEKGIPFEYGKARLEDRSGLVSDMTRVNPTHVFNAAGATGTPNVDWCEFNKVETIRSNVIGALNLADVCEEKGVLLLYFGTGCMFDYDSEHPVGSGLGFMEQDKSNYAGSFYSKTKGMLEDLLGEYNNICILRVRMPLLSDLNHPRNFIKKILGYEKVVNIPNSMTVLDELLPMAIEMAKRNCKGIWNFTNPGVITHNEVLELYKKYVNPRLTWTNFTLEEQRKVLAAPRCNNELDSSKLKREFPELLGVKESVIKYVFEPNTKK